A genomic segment from Salvia splendens isolate huo1 chromosome 13, SspV2, whole genome shotgun sequence encodes:
- the LOC121762846 gene encoding disease susceptibility protein LOV1-like, with protein MAAYGAAISLKNTINSILKSSRISLVPASSIQVLRPAYEAMDRLLTALSKLDDTGYSKIRTKVNALDERIKEAVWEFEDLLESHFYDQILPQLESERGHLSFSVDLQSLQQSVDCFIQRVAVMELEYDIEVANMPEEEGEPIASRIDFGGISSNMVGLSQFFEDTRNYFLGEDEGNCLSVIGMAGVGKTTIAKKVFDDPLIQRQFELRAWVRVGRKCESIDAFDVFLPKWIPALATRCLPKQTAVMTTGN; from the coding sequence TCATCTCGCATTTCACTGGTTCCTGCCTCTTCTATACAAGTCTTACGACCTGCCTACGAGGCCATGGATCGCTTGCTGACTGCTCTGTCAAAGTTGGACGACACCGGCTACAGTAAGATCAGGACGAAGGTGAATGCTTTGGATGAACGAATCAAAGAGGCCGTATGGGAATTCGAAGATTTACTAGAATCTCATTTCTATGATCAGATTCTTCCACAACTCGAAAGTGAGAGAGGTCACTTGTCTTTCTCGGTAGATCTGCAGAGTCTGCAGCAGAGTGTTGATTGCTTCATCCAGAGGGTCGCGGTGATGGAGTTGGAGTATGATATTGAAGTGGCGAATATGCCTGAAGAAGAAGGCGAACCTATTGCATCAAGGATTGATTTTGGTGGAATCAGCTCAAACATGGTTGGATTATCTCAGTTTTTTGAAGATACTAGGAATTATTTtcttggagaagatgaagggaATTGCTTATCAGTTATTGGGATGGCAGGGGTTGGAAAGACGACCATTGCTAAGAAAGTATTTGATGATCCATTGATTCAGAGACAGTTCGAGCTTCGAGCATGGGTCAGAGTGGGTAGAAAATGTGAATCCATTGATGCCTTCGATGTGTTCTTGCCCAAGTGGATCCCAGCACTCGCCACCAGATGCTTACCCAAGCAGACGGCAGTCATGACGACTGGAAATTAG